One segment of Polypterus senegalus isolate Bchr_013 chromosome 8, ASM1683550v1, whole genome shotgun sequence DNA contains the following:
- the LOC120533264 gene encoding gastrula zinc finger protein XlCGF57.1-like, protein MEEVCPAAQEPLGMRCKVEEGILKEMCNEEEEKSSTLCRGLLTMCAMGKRSVNIKKEDCEWESVHHQPENIGIKKESYERVDSRLTSHITDMPQNDIVKRTKEEDFKSEPDSRCFCPNQEVIGLDFTPSSHFCLQHHSVNVKSQSVESDMKKSTEALCSRHSEEDCQQSSSCLNSLGNTFLQGRSQETFHDENMKKSASGSETFVPDTLEDISLLDLKLTKTDVVGIKLQVPYSNSADCQGGNISVKHKAKCDGKQSHANPKVYSCSECGKQFSSNGHLQTHTRVHTGEKPYSCSECGKQFSQSNNLKKHKRIHTGEKPHCCFECDKRFSDLSTLLNHTRIHTREKPYCCTECGKGFLRRCTLQRHISIHTGEKPYCCYECGKQFCDKGSLQSHRKIHTGKKPYVCSQCGKGFLHRSYLQRHTGIHAGEKKFCCSECGKQFLQLSHLQTHIRIHTGEKPFCCSECSKRFSNKYNLELHTRIHTGEKPYCCSYCGKRFSVKRSLQLHIRIHTGEKPHCCSECGKGFSQICHLQRHTKIHSGIDHLKTKQSCKTNAVKNIQTIQLAGTAGTRGPPAGQNNGKEGGT, encoded by the exons ATGGAGGAAGTGTGTCCAGCTGCACAGGAACCTCTAGGCATGAGATGTAAAGTTGAAGAGGGGATTTTAAAGGAGATGTGTAATGAAGAGGAAGAGAAGAGTTCCACACTATGCAGGGGTCTCCTTACCATGTGTGCCATGGGGAAAAGAAGTGTGAACATTAAGAAAGAGGACTGCGAGTGGGAATCTGTGCACCATCAACCAGAGAACATCGGCATCAAAAAGGAAAGTTATGAAAGGGTGGACTCTCGGCTAACATCTCACATCACTGACATGCCACAAAATGACATTGTAAAGAGGACAAAAGAAGAAGACTTCAAATCAGAGCCCGACTCCCGGTGTTTTTGTCCAAATCAAGAGGTTATTGGATTAGACTTTACGCCAAGTAGTCACTTCTGCCTACAACATCATTCTGTCAATGTGAAGTCTCAATCTGTGGAATCCGACATGAAGAAGTCCACAGAAGCCTTGTGTTCTAGACATTCTGAAGAAG ATTGTCAACAGAGCAGCAGCTGCTTAAACTCCTTGGGCAATACCTTTCTTCAGGGTAGATCACAGGAGACATTTCATGATGAAAATATGAAGAAGTCAGCCTCCGGATCGGAGACTTTTGTACCAGACACTTTGGAGGATATTTCTCTACTTGACCTGAAACTAACAAAGACAGATGTAGTCGGCATTAAGCTGCAGGTACCCTATTCAAATTCAGCAGACTGCCAAGGTGGGAATATAAGTGTAAAACACAAAGCTAAATGTGATGGTAAGCAAAGTCATGCAAACCCAAAAGTGTActcttgttctgaatgtggcaaacagttctccTCCAATGGGCATCTTCAGAcacacacaagagttcacactggagagaagccctattcctgttctgaatgtggaaaacaattttcaCAATCAAACAACCTtaagaaacacaaaagaattcacacaggagaaaagccaCATTGCTGTTTTGAATGTGATAAGCGATTTTCAGATTTAAGTACTCTTCTAAATCACACAAGGATTCACACaagagagaagccgtattgctgtacaGAATGTGGCAAAGGATTCTTACGCCGGTGCACTCTGCAGCGACACATAAGcatccacactggagagaagccatactgctgctatgaatgtggcaaacaattttgtGATAAAGGCAGTCTTCAGTCACACAGAAAAATTCACACTGGAAAGAAACCATATGTCTGTTCTCAGTGTGGGAAAGGGTTCTTGCACCGAAGCTATCTTCAGAGGCACACAGGAATTCATGCTGGAGAGAAGAAattttgttgttctgaatgtggcaagcaattCTTACAATTAAGCCATCTTCAGACTCacataagaattcacactggggagaagccattttgctgttctgaatgtagcaAAAGATTCTCTAACAAATACAACCTTGAATTACACACaaggattcacactggagaaaagccttaCTGCTGCTCTTACTGTGGCAAACGTTTCTCTGTAAAACGCAGCCTTCAGTTACacataagaattcacactggagaaaagccacattgctgttctgaatgtggcaaaggatTCTCCCAAATATGCCATCTTCAGAGGCATACAAAAATTCATTCTGGTATTGATCACctaaagacaaaacaaagttGCAAGACTAAtgcagtgaaaaatatacaaacaatacaactTGCTGGCACAGCAGGAACACGGGGACCACCAGCTGGCCAGAATAATGGAAAAGAAGGAGGTACTTGA